In Paenibacillus sp. 1781tsa1, one DNA window encodes the following:
- a CDS encoding formate/nitrite transporter family protein, giving the protein METEALRNVEQLALKKHKIYKQSLIRYLARSMLASMFIGFGVIVAFKTGNFFYMEQSPFTYPMAAITFGAAIILIAYGGGDLFTGNTFYYTYAALRKKLRWFEVIKLWIASYSGNLMGAAVFALLIYLTGLFDSSQVNGFLLSVVEHKMEVPTMQLFFRGILCNWLVCMAFFVPMFMKENGAKMFAMMLFVFCFFISGYEHSIANMCTFAIALVLNHPGTISFEGVLHNLVPVTLGNLVGGVLLMGFMYYAVNKPFLDEETH; this is encoded by the coding sequence ATGGAAACGGAAGCTCTACGGAACGTGGAACAACTAGCTCTGAAGAAACACAAGATTTACAAACAAAGCTTAATCAGGTACCTTGCACGCTCCATGCTGGCCAGTATGTTTATCGGATTCGGCGTCATCGTGGCGTTTAAGACAGGTAACTTCTTTTATATGGAGCAGTCCCCATTTACCTATCCGATGGCAGCCATTACGTTTGGCGCGGCCATCATCCTGATCGCTTACGGTGGCGGTGACCTGTTCACGGGCAATACGTTCTATTACACGTACGCTGCGCTGCGCAAGAAGCTGCGCTGGTTCGAAGTCATCAAGCTGTGGATTGCGAGTTATAGCGGTAATCTGATGGGCGCAGCCGTGTTTGCCCTGTTAATCTACCTGACCGGATTATTCGACTCGTCCCAGGTGAACGGTTTTTTGTTAAGCGTGGTGGAACATAAGATGGAAGTTCCAACGATGCAGCTCTTTTTCCGGGGAATCCTGTGTAACTGGCTTGTATGTATGGCGTTCTTTGTGCCGATGTTCATGAAGGAGAATGGAGCCAAAATGTTTGCCATGATGCTCTTTGTGTTCTGCTTCTTCATCTCGGGATATGAGCACAGCATCGCCAATATGTGTACGTTCGCGATTGCACTTGTGCTGAATCACCCGGGGACGATCTCATTTGAAGGTGTGCTTCACAACCTGGTGCCCGTGACCTTGGGTAATCTGGTGGGTGGTGTACTGCTGATGGGCTTCATGTATTATGCGGTGAACAAACCGTTTCTGGATGAAGAGACACATTAA
- a CDS encoding S-layer homology domain-containing protein encodes MNQDWKKVLLTSLVVGMLWGTQFVNAAEQTGEATVSVSSVFTDQNDIRSSSLQAVKEAVEKGLISGYPDGSFHPDKPLTRREMAVLLAKASQLETDKTSNTGLNHSDWAAPYIEAIRQEGWMTSDTTGNFRANDPIRREELASILVRVTGTQGAKGGQQQTLADESMISGWAKEQVHTALKLGLLDSDEGKFESKALVERQDIAKVLVDVFQTGERTASLTALDGDIAYVDGRPFVISQELQRILNDENKEALQNAVITYDARTRNLSALSEIQITQAGTLQNYVKLNLVGTSYQGVVTVSSNHVALKADNLSKVVLKPGVSAITIDGDIDAVTVDTTDKVTVLGSGTWKEVVLKDVKSIIQLPASVKTNTVILPKGGVTSQIIRSAPPLTAPSSNTVASNSNSGSGSATPTPTPTPTPEPEPPVIVPPSPENQPPVVQSSISDMMVYLGEGMQEIDLGAVFTDADEDELSYEITEIDPKIATADIQGSKLKIVGVATGQTTVTLKAADGKGGSVSASFTYVVKPVLIPPPFPPLPPIPPFPPIIIPQPPMNHAPEVVKTLPTVGVELGTVSKTVDLADVFTDMDGDILTYTAQSSDPAVVEVSAQGDILTLDLKNVIGSATVTVKATDPAGKDVETTFTVKVEDPDAGKSLFISEVVWGEGNTQAIELYNPTSKPIELSQFEIKRSDIDDPITFASGTIIAPYKTMVIADDSTDFPINEDEIYYMSFNFDIDQPKDITLILYQISDGEPMDTAILKPAQSLTRTSGNVHGDAHYDGARWIQQGENYYNGLGNFTSSPSIP; translated from the coding sequence ATGAATCAGGATTGGAAAAAAGTGTTGCTGACTTCACTGGTAGTAGGCATGCTGTGGGGAACTCAATTTGTCAACGCAGCAGAGCAAACCGGAGAAGCAACAGTCTCCGTATCATCGGTTTTTACAGATCAGAACGATATACGATCGTCCTCTCTTCAAGCGGTAAAGGAAGCAGTAGAGAAAGGGTTGATCTCGGGTTATCCAGATGGATCATTTCACCCGGACAAGCCTTTGACTCGGAGAGAAATGGCTGTGTTGTTGGCCAAAGCATCACAATTAGAGACTGATAAGACTTCCAACACTGGGCTTAACCATTCAGATTGGGCCGCTCCTTATATTGAAGCAATTCGTCAAGAGGGATGGATGACCAGTGATACAACAGGTAATTTCCGTGCTAACGATCCGATTCGTCGTGAAGAGCTTGCTTCCATTTTGGTAAGAGTTACAGGAACACAAGGAGCAAAGGGAGGCCAACAGCAGACACTTGCAGATGAATCTATGATAAGTGGTTGGGCTAAAGAACAGGTACATACGGCGTTGAAACTGGGGTTATTGGATTCCGATGAGGGGAAATTCGAATCCAAGGCTTTGGTGGAGCGGCAAGATATAGCAAAAGTTCTCGTTGATGTTTTCCAGACGGGTGAGCGGACAGCCTCTTTGACTGCACTGGACGGAGATATTGCTTATGTGGATGGACGTCCTTTTGTGATCAGTCAGGAATTGCAAAGAATTTTGAATGACGAGAACAAAGAAGCATTGCAGAACGCAGTAATTACTTATGATGCACGAACACGTAACCTGTCTGCCTTATCAGAAATCCAGATCACCCAAGCAGGCACGCTACAAAATTACGTGAAATTGAATTTGGTCGGTACCTCCTATCAAGGTGTGGTCACAGTCTCTTCGAATCATGTTGCTCTCAAGGCCGATAATTTGTCCAAGGTTGTATTAAAGCCAGGCGTAAGTGCGATAACAATTGATGGAGATATCGATGCCGTAACCGTAGATACGACTGACAAAGTCACTGTTCTAGGAAGTGGAACGTGGAAGGAAGTTGTGTTAAAAGACGTAAAATCCATTATTCAATTACCGGCAAGTGTAAAAACAAATACAGTTATTCTTCCAAAAGGCGGTGTAACCTCACAGATCATTCGTAGTGCACCGCCACTAACCGCACCATCCAGCAATACCGTGGCAAGCAACTCCAATTCTGGCTCAGGATCAGCGACACCAACTCCTACACCGACTCCGACTCCAGAACCTGAGCCGCCGGTTATTGTACCTCCGTCTCCCGAGAATCAACCGCCTGTTGTTCAGTCTAGCATTTCTGACATGATGGTATATCTCGGAGAAGGCATGCAAGAGATTGATCTCGGTGCTGTATTTACTGATGCGGATGAGGATGAGCTGAGCTATGAGATTACGGAGATCGATCCTAAAATCGCTACAGCGGATATTCAGGGTTCAAAATTAAAAATTGTGGGCGTTGCTACAGGCCAAACAACGGTTACGTTGAAAGCTGCAGATGGAAAAGGAGGAAGTGTATCGGCTTCATTCACTTATGTGGTCAAACCGGTCTTAATTCCACCACCATTTCCACCTTTACCGCCAATTCCGCCATTTCCACCAATCATCATTCCACAACCACCAATGAACCATGCTCCTGAGGTGGTAAAAACACTGCCAACTGTTGGAGTTGAACTGGGTACCGTGAGTAAGACGGTTGATTTGGCTGATGTGTTCACAGATATGGATGGCGACATTCTAACGTATACAGCACAATCTTCTGATCCAGCTGTGGTAGAAGTGAGTGCCCAAGGAGATATATTGACTTTAGATCTCAAGAACGTTATTGGTTCCGCAACTGTTACCGTTAAGGCTACTGATCCTGCTGGTAAAGATGTTGAGACGACATTTACGGTTAAGGTGGAGGACCCGGATGCAGGAAAGAGCCTGTTTATTTCCGAGGTGGTCTGGGGAGAAGGCAATACTCAGGCGATCGAACTGTATAATCCAACGTCCAAGCCAATTGAACTTAGTCAATTTGAGATTAAACGTAGTGATATAGACGATCCGATTACGTTTGCTTCCGGAACTATCATTGCACCTTATAAAACGATGGTCATTGCCGATGACTCTACAGATTTCCCGATTAATGAGGACGAGATTTATTATATGTCCTTTAATTTTGATATTGATCAACCCAAAGACATCACTTTGATACTCTATCAGATTAGCGATGGAGAACCTATGGATACAGCCATCTTGAAGCCTGCGCAATCTTTAACAAGAACGTCAGGTAATGTTCATGGTGATGCACATTATGACGGGGCACGGTGGATCCAACAAGGAGAGAACTATTATAACGGTCTGGGTAACTTCACATCCTCACCTTCCATTCCTTAA